A window of the Brassica napus cultivar Da-Ae chromosome C5, Da-Ae, whole genome shotgun sequence genome harbors these coding sequences:
- the LOC111206354 gene encoding glutathione S-transferase T3-like, whose product MKRQAISGSNFEPDSPAESRGRRTWTPTDDNVLISAWLNTSKDLVVGNEQRSVAFWKRIAAYYSASPKIAECDRRESSQCKQRWHKINDLVGKFCGAFEAATRVKTSGQNETDVLKHAHEIFFNNYKKKFTLEHAWKKLRHDQKWSDLSSACSQGDSKRQKLDNGLHSTCSLADDGTTRPPGVKAEKARGKKQVGDEKELDEFQKMWRIKQEDLVIKEKLSKMKLLDRIMAKQEPLDADEEARKKKLINELLMSN is encoded by the exons ATGAAGAGGCAAGCAATTTCAG GTTCAAACTTCGAACCAGACAGTCCTGCAGAGAGTAGAGGACGCCGCACGTGGACTCCAACAGATGACAATGTCCTCATCAGCGCCTGGTTAAACACCAGTAAAGACCTTGTCGTAGGGAATGAGCAACGGTCGGTTGCTTTCTGGAAAAGGATAGCAGCCTACTACTCGGCTAGTCCCAAGATCGCTGAGTGTGACAGAAGAGAGTCCTCACAATGTAAGCAAAGGTGGCACAAGATCAACGACTTGGTGGGCAAGTTTTGTGGAGCTTTTGAAGCAGCAACTCGTGTGAAAACCAGTGGGCAAAACGAGACTGATGTTCTCAAACATGCCCACGAAATCTTCTTCAAcaactacaaaaagaagttcacATTAGAACATGCTTGGAAAAAGCTTAGACATGACCAGAAGTGGTCTGATCTTTCTTCGGCTTGCTCTCAAGGAGATTCCAAAAGGCAGAAGTTAGATAACGGTTTGCACTCAACCTGCTCTCTAGCTGATGATGGAACGACTCGACCCCCTGGTGTTAAGGCTGAAAAAGCCCGTGGCAAGAAACAAGTCGGCGATGAGAAAGAGCTTGATGAGTTTCAGAAAATGTGGAGAATCAAGCAAGAGGATTTGGTTATTAAGGAAAAGCTGTCGAAGATGAAGCTTCTGGACAGAATCATGGCAAAACAAGAACCTCTAGATGCTGATGAAGAAGCTCGGAAGAAGAAGTTAATTAATGAGTTGTTGATGTCTAATTAG